One Fusobacterium ulcerans DNA segment encodes these proteins:
- a CDS encoding putative 2-aminoethylphosphonate ABC transporter permease subunit, whose translation MEKTKDEVIREILTWFILIFLIVAIVFPLGLLLTKSFENNSGEFIGLSNFKEYFSNKNLLISLKNTFTISIASSVISLVLAFIYAYGVQRTTIRFKNIFKYIALMPLFAPTMMHGISLVYLFGRKGAVTTGFFDKLPQLAFDINLYGATGIIIAEVLYIFPQIFLVLNIALSTTDYRLYEAADMLGTSNFRKFFTITLPNMKYGMISSFIIAFILSFTDFGAPKVVGGNFSVLATDVYIKVVGQNNMSMGAVVSIILLIPSVAAFFIDQKIQKKQGVVLNAKSIPYTAKENKARDIFFYIYTILICLFIISIFVTIFVSAFSKLWPYDLSFSFNNFKFYDYNGGIEIFFKNSFILAVLSGIFGTFMTFMSAYLIEKKEKKTIKDKVIYFLSLVPLALPGMVIGISYIFFFNKSYFTIPFLNISIMNPFNSLYKTIWIMVLANVIHFYSISFLTANTALKKLDKEFERVSLSMGIPWYKTFSNVTFPMCLESILEIFFYYFVNSMVTISALVFLYTSSLNLLSIAVINLDDTGEIAKASAMSIVILLTNIIIKIIYQIILKFLQKRKNKMKEENV comes from the coding sequence ATGGAAAAAACTAAAGATGAAGTAATCAGAGAAATACTCACTTGGTTTATCCTTATTTTTTTGATAGTTGCCATAGTTTTTCCTCTGGGGCTTTTACTGACGAAATCCTTTGAAAACAACTCTGGAGAATTTATTGGACTCAGCAACTTCAAAGAATATTTCTCAAATAAAAATCTTCTTATCTCATTAAAAAATACATTTACTATCTCAATAGCTTCAAGCGTCATATCTCTGGTACTAGCTTTTATCTATGCCTATGGTGTACAGAGAACTACAATCAGATTTAAAAATATATTCAAATATATAGCCCTCATGCCTCTCTTTGCTCCTACAATGATGCATGGAATATCTCTTGTGTATCTCTTTGGGAGAAAAGGGGCTGTAACTACTGGTTTTTTTGATAAACTTCCTCAGCTTGCTTTTGATATCAATCTCTATGGTGCTACTGGAATCATAATAGCTGAGGTTTTATATATTTTTCCACAGATATTTCTGGTATTGAATATTGCTCTTTCTACAACTGACTACAGACTTTATGAAGCTGCTGATATGCTGGGAACAAGTAATTTCAGAAAATTTTTTACTATCACTCTTCCAAATATGAAATATGGAATGATATCCTCTTTTATTATAGCATTCATACTTTCATTTACAGATTTTGGTGCTCCGAAAGTAGTAGGAGGAAATTTCAGTGTTCTGGCTACAGATGTATATATTAAAGTAGTTGGGCAGAACAATATGTCTATGGGAGCTGTTGTCAGTATCATTCTCCTGATTCCTTCTGTAGCAGCATTCTTTATTGATCAGAAGATACAGAAAAAACAGGGGGTAGTCCTCAATGCAAAATCTATTCCCTATACTGCAAAGGAAAATAAGGCAAGAGATATATTTTTCTACATTTATACTATATTGATTTGTTTATTTATCATATCAATTTTTGTCACAATATTTGTTTCAGCTTTTTCTAAGCTATGGCCCTATGATCTTAGTTTCAGTTTTAATAATTTTAAATTTTATGACTATAACGGCGGTATTGAGATATTCTTTAAAAACTCTTTTATTCTTGCAGTTCTTTCTGGAATATTTGGAACTTTTATGACATTTATGAGTGCTTACCTTATTGAGAAAAAAGAAAAGAAAACCATAAAGGATAAAGTGATATATTTTCTTTCTCTTGTTCCTCTAGCACTTCCGGGAATGGTAATAGGTATTTCATATATATTCTTTTTTAATAAAAGCTATTTCACAATACCTTTTTTAAATATAAGTATAATGAACCCTTTTAATTCATTGTATAAGACTATCTGGATAATGGTACTGGCAAATGTGATACATTTTTACTCAATATCTTTTTTAACTGCCAACACAGCTTTGAAAAAACTGGACAAAGAATTTGAAAGAGTTTCTCTCTCAATGGGAATACCTTGGTACAAAACATTTTCCAATGTAACCTTCCCAATGTGTCTCGAATCAATATTAGAGATATTCTTCTATTACTTTGTAAATTCTATGGTAACTATTTCAGCTCTTGTATTCCTTTATACATCAAGTCTGAATCTCCTTTCCATAGCAGTAATCAATCTGGATGATACAGGGGAGATAGCAAAAGCTTCTGCAATGTCCATAGTAATACTTCTTACAAATATAATAATTAAAATAATATATCAGATAATTTTAAAATTTTTACAAAAAAGAAAAAATAAAATGAAAGAGGAGAATGTTTAA
- the phnX gene encoding phosphonoacetaldehyde hydrolase: protein MKKINLVIFDWAGTAVDYGCFAPVQVFLEIFKEKNIDVTLEEARGPMGMLKIDHIKAMLSLDRVTALWNEKYNRMWNENDIEELYKNFENKLFKILADYTEPVPHCIETVNILRERGLKIGSTTGYTQEMMDIVTAGAKSQGYSPDYYTTPNAVPAGRPAPYMIYQNMLTLGEEDTDCVIKIGDTISDIKEGRNTKVWTVGILKGSSELGLSLEEVNSLSEKDLKEKMEKTAEKMLSAGAHFIIEDISKVPYIIDIINNKLKNGERA from the coding sequence ATGAAAAAAATAAATCTTGTAATTTTTGACTGGGCTGGAACTGCTGTTGATTATGGGTGCTTTGCTCCTGTACAGGTCTTTCTTGAAATATTCAAAGAAAAAAATATAGATGTAACACTGGAAGAAGCAAGAGGCCCTATGGGAATGCTGAAAATAGATCATATCAAAGCTATGCTGTCACTTGACAGAGTTACTGCTCTATGGAATGAAAAATATAATAGAATGTGGAATGAAAATGACATAGAAGAGCTTTATAAAAATTTTGAAAACAAGCTTTTTAAAATACTCGCTGACTATACTGAACCTGTTCCACACTGCATAGAAACTGTAAATATTTTGAGGGAAAGAGGATTGAAAATAGGTTCAACAACAGGATACACACAGGAAATGATGGACATTGTCACTGCTGGGGCAAAATCTCAGGGATATTCTCCAGATTACTATACTACTCCTAATGCTGTTCCAGCTGGAAGACCTGCTCCATATATGATATATCAGAATATGCTTACTCTTGGAGAAGAGGACACAGACTGCGTTATAAAAATCGGAGATACAATCTCTGACATTAAAGAGGGAAGAAATACGAAAGTGTGGACAGTTGGAATATTAAAAGGAAGCAGTGAACTAGGATTATCCCTTGAAGAAGTAAACTCTCTTTCTGAAAAAGACTTGAAAGAAAAGATGGAAAAAACAGCTGAAAAAATGCTTTCAGCAGGAGCTCATTTTATAATAGAAGACATTTCAAAAGTTCCATATATTATAGATATTATCAACAACAAATTAAAAAACGGCGAAAGAGCCTAA
- the phnW gene encoding 2-aminoethylphosphonate--pyruvate transaminase translates to MHTLEEYLEKPYLLLTPGPLTTSNGVRMAMLKDWCTWDKEYNNIVQEIREKLVRLAVPSGNYHKYTSVLMQGSGSFGVESVIGTALPENGKLLILSNGAYGNRMGEIAQVLKINNIIEKFGDKDIIDINRVREILESNPDITHVSVVHSETTSGILNPIEKIGELVKEFNKIYIVDAMSSFGGIEIDIEEVKADFIISSSNKCIQGVPGFSFIICRKEVLENCSGQARSLSLDLYSQWKVMEENNGKWRFTSPTHTVRAFYQALLELEKEGGVIEREKRYRKNNTILREGMKNLGFKSLIPEEYQSPIITTFFAPENPDYNFEKFYYKLKKEGFVIYPGKVTDMESFRIGNIGEVYPDDIYALLKAIEKAAW, encoded by the coding sequence ATGCATACTTTAGAAGAATATTTAGAAAAACCATATCTGCTTTTAACACCAGGACCATTAACTACAAGCAACGGAGTGAGAATGGCTATGCTTAAAGACTGGTGCACATGGGATAAAGAATATAATAATATAGTTCAGGAAATAAGAGAAAAATTAGTAAGATTAGCTGTTCCATCAGGAAATTATCATAAATATACTTCTGTTCTTATGCAGGGAAGCGGTTCTTTTGGAGTAGAATCTGTTATAGGAACTGCTCTTCCTGAAAATGGGAAGTTATTAATTTTATCAAATGGAGCTTATGGAAACAGAATGGGAGAAATTGCTCAGGTTTTAAAAATAAATAATATCATAGAAAAATTTGGCGATAAAGATATTATAGATATCAACAGAGTGAGAGAAATCCTTGAATCTAATCCAGATATCACTCATGTATCTGTAGTACATAGTGAAACTACAAGCGGAATTTTAAATCCTATTGAAAAGATAGGAGAATTAGTTAAAGAATTTAATAAGATATATATTGTTGATGCTATGTCAAGTTTTGGTGGCATTGAAATAGATATTGAAGAGGTAAAAGCAGATTTTATAATCAGTTCTTCAAATAAATGTATACAAGGTGTTCCGGGTTTTTCTTTCATCATATGCAGAAAAGAAGTTTTAGAAAACTGTTCAGGGCAGGCTCGTTCTCTTTCTCTTGATCTATACAGTCAATGGAAAGTCATGGAGGAAAATAATGGAAAATGGAGATTCACTTCCCCTACTCATACTGTAAGAGCTTTTTATCAGGCTCTTTTGGAATTAGAAAAGGAAGGGGGCGTGATAGAAAGAGAAAAAAGATACAGAAAAAATAATACCATTTTGAGAGAGGGAATGAAAAATCTAGGCTTCAAATCACTTATTCCTGAAGAGTATCAATCCCCAATAATAACTACTTTCTTTGCACCTGAAAATCCAGATTATAATTTTGAGAAATTCTATTATAAGTTAAAGAAAGAGGGATTCGTCATCTATCCCGGAAAAGTTACTGACATGGAAAGTTTTAGAATAGGAAATATTGGTGAAGTATATCCAGATGATATTTATGCACTGCTGAAAGCTATAGAAAAGGCTGCATGGTAA
- the rbr gene encoding rubrerythrin, whose translation MELKGSKTEKNLMTAFAGESEARNKYTYYASKAKKDGFEQVSKLFEATANNEKEHAKLWFKLLKGGNIPSTIDNLLDAAEGENYEWTDMYAEFAKVAKEEGFTEIARLFEGVAKVEKEHEERYRKLLANIKEEMVFAREEEVAWECMNCGHIHYGKKAPEVCPVCAHPQAYFMIQPKNF comes from the coding sequence ATGGAATTAAAAGGATCTAAAACAGAAAAAAACTTAATGACTGCATTTGCTGGGGAATCAGAAGCAAGAAATAAATATACATATTATGCATCAAAAGCTAAAAAAGATGGATTTGAGCAAGTGTCAAAATTATTTGAAGCAACTGCTAACAATGAGAAAGAACATGCAAAACTTTGGTTCAAACTATTAAAAGGTGGAAATATTCCTTCAACTATTGACAATCTTTTAGATGCTGCTGAGGGAGAAAACTATGAGTGGACTGACATGTATGCTGAATTTGCAAAAGTAGCAAAAGAAGAAGGGTTCACTGAAATTGCTAGATTATTTGAAGGTGTAGCAAAAGTAGAAAAAGAACATGAAGAAAGATATAGAAAATTATTAGCTAATATCAAAGAAGAAATGGTATTCGCAAGAGAAGAAGAAGTAGCATGGGAATGTATGAACTGTGGACATATTCACTATGGAAAGAAAGCTCCAGAAGTTTGTCCAGTATGTGCTCATCCACAAGCTTACTTCATGATTCAGCCTAAAAATTTCTAA
- a CDS encoding autotransporter outer membrane beta-barrel domain-containing protein translates to MKIKKYLYLSLIVFLLIEQPSYSLTEIETGVISKNNYTQVQDRNTGSNYDLSNITDNMKIEMSNFQIRSGSFSIGNQNKKYDLEFIGTKGLDNSENQIVTDPIVLVDASARQGKESFELYGNNLKLAFAENSFAKRAYLIWNEGKGTANNKVHINADNTLVLTFNAANIKEKAFAVYSLGNNYNDADKNLINLNGKDIEIQVLNTQTEGKGLYAGEYGQIRINNDNNLAENLLVNITSKNNTQQLNGAVGIQADAGAKIDIRSKNNIIKAESELNAVGILGSGINSNIILKGENTVIDILDKNSTASISKAVGIEAIEKANISIENTKNINIISKADQHSAYGIKADKESTVDLKAQTIYIETSSNNPHYRASTGIYADNNSSVNLKGGVVIKDNKPHTDYHFAIYNKKGIIQINNELENVPVDITGHIVTSAKGKTTINFKGNNSIFIGQKTTSAKGESNLSFLDGALWKNKYDSQVTNLTLKNSIVDMSQEGKQILTIENISGNNGRIIMDISGNDLETDFLQLNSADKKQNHILDVSDNSIPLLTSYDFNNGAIHFANDKSGEVTFEGGNVSNISNVFNYNVKVENGTNGNKEDWFVTGIEKTEIGETTKTIIDSATFLYNSAVARMEVDSIHKRLGEIRNYEKNNGVWVRLLSGEMEYDKSSINRFKNDYNMLQVGYDRKHNLEGSKIFTGFAVSKRNSNIDFRDNGKGDSENIGFSLYASYVGDTDTYIDLIGKFSHIDTSYKTYNFFNNEIQESKGDYKTWAKTLSIEVGKKIDYNSYFLIPKIQLNYTYVSNLDYTTNGGIKVEQNSIHSLIGKTGINIGKTFEKNSHFMKFDILGEVNGDYRVNAKGKDTTYTKKVNGNDSWIEVGLGGDFNISETTNIYYEITKSLGSDYETNWEGTIGFRINF, encoded by the coding sequence ATGAAAATAAAAAAATATTTATATTTGAGCTTGATAGTATTTCTTTTAATTGAACAGCCTTCATATTCTTTAACAGAAATAGAAACTGGAGTAATTTCTAAAAATAATTATACTCAAGTTCAAGATAGAAATACAGGGAGTAATTATGATTTATCAAATATAACTGATAATATGAAAATAGAAATGTCTAATTTTCAAATCAGAAGTGGAAGTTTTAGTATAGGAAACCAAAATAAAAAATATGATTTAGAATTTATAGGTACTAAGGGACTAGATAATTCAGAAAATCAAATAGTAACTGATCCAATTGTATTAGTAGATGCCAGTGCAAGACAAGGAAAAGAATCATTTGAACTCTATGGAAATAATCTTAAGTTAGCTTTTGCAGAGAACTCTTTTGCAAAGAGAGCTTATTTAATTTGGAATGAAGGGAAAGGAACAGCAAATAATAAAGTTCATATAAATGCTGATAATACATTAGTTTTAACTTTTAATGCAGCTAATATAAAAGAAAAAGCCTTTGCAGTTTATTCTTTAGGGAATAATTACAATGATGCAGATAAAAATCTTATAAATCTTAATGGGAAAGATATTGAAATACAAGTTTTAAATACTCAAACTGAAGGAAAAGGATTATATGCAGGAGAATATGGTCAAATAAGAATTAATAATGATAATAATTTGGCAGAGAATTTATTAGTTAATATTACTTCTAAAAATAATACTCAACAACTTAATGGAGCTGTAGGAATTCAAGCTGATGCTGGAGCTAAAATAGATATAAGAAGTAAAAATAATATTATAAAAGCTGAAAGTGAACTTAATGCTGTTGGAATATTAGGCTCAGGAATAAATTCAAATATTATTCTAAAAGGAGAAAATACAGTCATTGATATTTTAGATAAAAATTCAACTGCAAGTATATCAAAAGCAGTTGGAATAGAAGCAATAGAGAAAGCAAATATTTCAATAGAAAATACTAAAAATATAAATATAATATCTAAAGCTGATCAGCATTCTGCATATGGAATTAAAGCAGATAAAGAGAGTACAGTTGATTTAAAAGCTCAAACTATTTATATAGAAACAAGTAGTAACAATCCACATTATAGAGCTTCTACAGGAATATATGCAGATAATAATAGTTCTGTTAATTTAAAAGGTGGGGTTGTTATTAAAGATAATAAACCACATACAGACTATCATTTTGCTATTTATAATAAAAAGGGAATAATTCAAATTAATAATGAATTAGAAAATGTACCTGTAGATATAACAGGACATATTGTTACTTCTGCCAAAGGAAAAACAACTATTAATTTTAAAGGGAATAATTCTATTTTTATTGGACAGAAGACAACTAGTGCAAAAGGAGAATCTAATTTATCATTTTTAGATGGAGCTCTTTGGAAAAATAAATATGATAGCCAAGTAACTAATTTGACACTTAAGAATAGTATTGTTGATATGTCTCAGGAAGGAAAACAGATATTGACTATTGAGAATATATCAGGGAATAATGGAAGAATAATTATGGATATATCAGGAAATGATTTAGAAACAGATTTTTTGCAACTAAATAGCGCTGATAAAAAACAAAATCATATTTTAGATGTAAGTGATAATTCAATACCTTTACTAACTAGCTATGATTTTAATAATGGTGCTATTCATTTTGCTAATGATAAAAGTGGAGAAGTAACTTTTGAAGGAGGAAACGTATCTAATATAAGTAATGTTTTTAATTATAATGTAAAGGTTGAAAATGGAACTAATGGAAATAAAGAGGATTGGTTTGTTACAGGAATTGAAAAAACTGAGATAGGAGAAACAACTAAAACTATTATAGATAGTGCAACTTTTCTTTATAATTCAGCAGTGGCTAGAATGGAAGTGGATTCTATTCATAAAAGGCTTGGTGAAATTAGAAATTATGAAAAAAATAATGGAGTATGGGTAAGATTATTAAGTGGTGAAATGGAATATGATAAGTCTTCTATAAATAGATTTAAAAATGATTATAATATGCTACAAGTAGGATATGATAGAAAACACAACTTAGAGGGAAGTAAAATATTTACAGGTTTTGCTGTAAGTAAAAGAAATAGTAATATTGATTTTAGAGATAATGGTAAGGGAGATTCTGAAAATATAGGATTTTCATTATATGCTTCATATGTAGGAGATACAGATACATATATTGATTTGATAGGGAAATTTAGTCATATAGATACATCATATAAAACTTACAATTTTTTTAATAATGAAATTCAAGAAAGTAAAGGAGATTATAAGACTTGGGCTAAAACATTAAGTATTGAAGTTGGAAAAAAAATTGATTATAATTCATATTTTTTGATACCTAAGATTCAATTAAATTATACTTATGTTAGTAATTTAGATTATACAACAAATGGTGGAATTAAAGTTGAACAAAATAGTATACACAGTTTGATAGGAAAGACGGGAATTAATATAGGAAAAACTTTTGAAAAAAACAGCCATTTTATGAAATTTGATATACTTGGAGAAGTAAATGGGGACTATAGAGTTAATGCTAAAGGAAAAGATACTACATATACTAAGAAAGTAAATGGAAATGATAGTTGGATAGAAGTAGGATTAGGAGGAGATTTTAATATAAGTGAAACAACAAATATTTATTATGAAATAACAAAAAGCTTAGGAAGTGATTATGAAACTAATTGGGAGGGAACAATTGGGTTTAGAATAAACTTTTAA
- a CDS encoding GNAT family N-acetyltransferase → MKFSIKSFDELTARELYEIGKIRQEVFVVEQNCPYLDFDEKDFDSLHVYSKDEDTDKIICYARVLAPGLSYDTASIGRVMVLSNYRKYGYARKLVLQCIDCVKNIMGKNEITIGAQSYLKDFYSSVGFTAVSDVYDEDGIPHIDMYMKLS, encoded by the coding sequence ATGAAATTTTCTATAAAATCATTTGATGAATTAACTGCAAGAGAGCTCTATGAAATTGGAAAAATCAGACAAGAAGTATTTGTAGTGGAGCAAAACTGCCCTTATTTAGATTTTGATGAAAAGGACTTTGATTCTCTCCATGTCTATTCAAAAGATGAGGATACTGATAAGATCATATGTTATGCTAGAGTTTTAGCCCCGGGATTATCTTATGATACTGCATCTATCGGTAGAGTTATGGTTTTAAGCAATTACAGAAAATATGGATATGCCAGAAAATTAGTACTGCAATGTATAGATTGTGTAAAAAATATCATGGGAAAAAATGAAATTACTATTGGTGCCCAATCTTATTTAAAAGATTTTTATTCTTCTGTAGGATTTACAGCTGTATCTGATGTATATGATGAAGATGGAATCCCTCATATTGATATGTATATGAAACTTTCGTAA
- a CDS encoding ATP-binding protein: MKKCEYCGKEYVKNESDYLKNLSETFRKNLEYLPTCDCLEKKKERELEELERKRTRENIEKKMQKCKDISVIDKKFQNSRFENADIKCEQMQLAQQYVKSFMKKEKQEGLLFYGGVGTGKTFTTACIANYLMERGKTVLVMNLGLYLNKLTIEWGAAERDILKQVEKCDLLVIDDFGGEKGLDKNQTGWRGEKIYNLIDARYRSEKPLIISTNLNFSKDEEKCEISEKFSSHGQNRIRDRIIDMCFPVQVTGKSKRGMTKQKFFEFMY, from the coding sequence ATGAAGAAGTGTGAATACTGCGGAAAAGAATATGTGAAAAATGAGAGTGATTATCTTAAAAACCTTTCTGAAACTTTTAGAAAAAATTTAGAGTATCTTCCAACATGCGACTGTCTGGAAAAGAAAAAAGAAAGAGAACTGGAAGAGTTGGAAAGAAAAAGAACCAGAGAAAATATAGAGAAAAAAATGCAGAAATGCAAGGATATCTCTGTAATAGACAAGAAATTTCAAAACAGCAGATTTGAAAATGCTGATATAAAGTGCGAACAAATGCAGCTGGCACAGCAGTATGTAAAAAGCTTTATGAAAAAAGAGAAGCAGGAAGGGCTGTTGTTCTATGGAGGGGTGGGAACAGGAAAGACTTTCACTACTGCCTGTATAGCAAACTACCTCATGGAGAGAGGAAAGACAGTACTGGTAATGAATCTGGGGCTGTATCTCAATAAGCTCACAATAGAGTGGGGAGCAGCTGAAAGAGATATTCTGAAGCAGGTGGAAAAATGCGATCTTCTGGTGATAGATGATTTTGGTGGAGAAAAGGGATTGGATAAAAATCAAACTGGATGGAGAGGAGAAAAAATATATAATCTCATAGACGCAAGATACAGAAGTGAAAAACCTTTGATAATATCTACAAATTTGAATTTCAGCAAAGATGAGGAAAAGTGCGAGATAAGCGAGAAGTTTTCAAGTCATGGACAGAACAGAATAAGAGACAGGATAATTGACATGTGCTTTCCTGTACAGGTAACAGGGAAGAGCAAAAGAGGGATGACAAAGCAGAAGTTTTTTGAATTTATGTATTAA
- a CDS encoding helix-turn-helix domain-containing protein, with the protein MEREEYIFKKLGNLSPMNKTLADEIVKELGEWATINEVAKYFKKHRNTIYNKVEEGDILHRKMGTSILIYTRSLIFLLE; encoded by the coding sequence ATGGAGAGAGAGGAATATATTTTTAAAAAACTTGGAAATCTATCCCCAATGAATAAAACTTTAGCAGATGAAATAGTAAAAGAACTGGGAGAGTGGGCAACAATAAACGAGGTGGCAAAGTATTTTAAAAAGCATAGAAATACTATTTACAACAAAGTGGAAGAAGGAGACATTCTCCACAGAAAAATGGGAACAAGTATTTTAATCTACACAAGGAGCCTGATTTTTTTACTGGAATAA